The following DNA comes from Longimicrobium sp..
CACGTCGAGCCCGCCGGTGCCGGCGAAGAGCGCCGCCGCAGGCTCCCAGTCTCGGACTTCGACGTCGAGCGCGTCGCGCTCCTCGTCGCCCACGTAGGGCGGGTTGCTGACGACCACGTCGAAGCGCTCGCCGGAGACCGCGTCGTACAGGGCGCCCAGGCGGAGGTCGACCGGCGCGCCGGGCGCCGCCTCCGCGAGGTTCGCGCGCGCCACCTCCAGCGCGTCCGCGGAGACGTCGACCGCGACGACCCGGCTGAACGGCCCCTCCGCCTCCGTGGCCAGGGCCAGGGCGATCGCGCCGGAGCCCGTGCCCACGTCCAGCGCGGAGAGGGCGTCGCGGCCGGCGGCCCAGTCGAGCACCGCCTGCACCAGCACCTCCGTCTCCGGGCGCGGGATCAGGACGCGCGCGTCGACGCGGAGGGTCAGGTCGCGGAAGGCGGCGTGGCCGTCAATGTACTGCAGCGGCTCGCGCTTCGCACGCCTGAGCAGCCGCGCCTTGAAGCCGGCCAGCTCGTCGGCCTTCAGCGGCCGGTCGTACTGGAGGTACAGGTCCAGCCGCTTGATCCCCAGCGACCCGGCCAGGAGCAGCTCCGCGTTCAGCCGCGCGTTATGGAACCCCTTGTCCTTCAGATAGTTCGCCGTCCAGCCGACCAGCTCCAGCACCGTCCAGCGCTTTTCCGACACGGATCGTCGCCGCTCGCGTGGATTCCAGGGTGACCGTCAGACCCGACAATACTCATCTCAAACGACCGAAGACGGGACCCGCGCCGAGTTCTCCGCGTCCTCTGCGTGAGACCCGCGGTCCAGGATCGCGGACGCCGCGGAGAGGTCAGGCCGCGCGCTCCGTCTCCGACGCCAGCTTCAGCGCCTCGAGCAGCTCCTCGAGGTCGCCGTCCAGCACCTGCGGCAGCGCGTGCGTGGTGAACCCGATGCGGTGGTCGGTCACGCGGCTCTGCGGGAAGTTGTAGGTGCGGATCTTGGCAGAGCGGTCGCCGGTGCCCACCTGCAGCCGCCGGTCGCGCGCGCGCTCGGCCTCCTGCTCGGCGATGCGCGCGTCCAGCAGGCGCGAGCGGAGCACCGCCATCGCCTTGTCCTTGTTCTTGTGCTGGCTCTTCTCGTCCTGGCAGGTTACCACCAGCCCGGTGGGGAGATGGGTGATGCGCACGGCGGAATCCGTCGTGTTCACCGACTGCCCGCCCGGCCCCGAGCTGCGGTAGACGTCGATCTTGAGCTCGGCGGGATTGATCTGCACGTCCACCTCCTCCGCCTCGGGGAGCACCGCCACCGTCGCGGCCGAGGTGTGGATGCGCCCCTGCGCCTCGGTGGCGGGCACGCGCTGCACGCGGTGCACGCCGCTCTCCCAGCGCAGGTCGCCGAAGGCGTTGGCCCCGCGGACGTTGAACACCGCTTCCTTGTATCCCCCCGCCGTCCCCTCGGAGACAGAGACGAGCTCCGTCTTCCACCCGCGGCGGTCGGCGTAGCGCTGGTACATGCGGAAGAGGTCGCCCGCGAAAAGCGCGGCCTCGTCGCCGCCGGTGCCGGCGCGGATCTCGACCACGGCGTCGCGGTCGTCCAGCGGGTCGCGGGGGATCAGCAGCCGCTTCACCTCGCCGTCCAGGCGCTCCACGTCGCCCGTGAGCTGCTCGATCTCGGCGCGCGCCATGGCGGCCATCTCCATGTCGCCCTCGCTCTCGGCCAGCAGCGCGCGGGCGCCGTCGAGGTCGTCGCGGGCCTTTTCCAGGCGCGCGGCGGTGTCCACCACCTGGGCCAGCTGCGAGTGCTCGCGGCTCAGGTCGCGCAGACGTTTGGGATCGGCGTGGATGGAGGGGTCCGCCAGCTGCGCCGACAGGTCGTCGTAGCGCTGGCGGATCTCGCGGATGCGGTCGTCCATGGTCGATAGAACTAGAGCCGGGGTTTGAAGCCCCGGCTCTTCGTCGTCACTTCGCGTCGGCGCTGGCGTAGCGCTGGCGGAAGCGCTCGATGCGTCCGGCGCTGTCCATCAGCTTCTGCTTGCCCGTGAAGTACGGGTGGCAGGCCGAGCACACCTCGACGTGGATGTCCTTGATGGTCGAGCGGGTCTGCCAGGTGTTGCCGCAGGCGCAGTGCACCGTGACGGCCTGGTAGTTGGGATGGATGTCCGCCTTCATGGCGCACCTGCCTCTATCGTGTTTCGTGGCAATCGAATCCGGGCGCATTCGCCCGGCCGCTTTGCGCTAGGGAAGCGTGAAGTATATCAAATTTCGCGCTTTCGGGCAACCCGTACTCCTTGGCGGAACTCAGCATCCCGCCCTCTCCGGCTCGCTTAGGCTCGCCACCTCTCCCGTACCGGGAGAGGTGGCCGGGCCGCCTTCCAGCCCTTCCCTCAAATCTGCGCGACTCTGATCAGCCTGTCTGGATCTGTGCGGAACGTTGGGCTCTGCGCGTGGGTGGCGGACAAGTCGGACCGTACAGTTGCGCGCTCCGGCCTTGTCCACCCTGTTCAGAGGTTTTCGATGCAGAGCCAGCGGCGTATGCGCGGTGTGAGCGCCGAGATCCAGCGGCGCGCGAAGGAGCTGCGCGCGAACATGACGTCGGAGGAGCGGCTGCTGTGGGGTGTGCTGCGGAAGCACCGGCAGAAGGGCTTCTACTTTCGCCGGCAGCATCCGATCGAGCGCTTCATCGTCGACTTCTGCTGCACGGAGAAGAAGCTGTGCATCGAGGTAGACGGTCCCATCCACGACAAGCAGGAGGAGCGCGACGACGAGCGCACGACCTATCTCGCAGAGTGCGGCTATCGCGTGCTGCGCTTCACGAACGAGGACGTCAGAGACCGGATCCACCTCGTCGCCCGCGAGATCCTGGCAGCACTGGAGGACGCAGACGACTGCGGACGCAGTGATGTGGGATGAGGGGCA
Coding sequences within:
- the prmC gene encoding peptide chain release factor N(5)-glutamine methyltransferase, whose translation is MSEKRWTVLELVGWTANYLKDKGFHNARLNAELLLAGSLGIKRLDLYLQYDRPLKADELAGFKARLLRRAKREPLQYIDGHAAFRDLTLRVDARVLIPRPETEVLVQAVLDWAAGRDALSALDVGTGSGAIALALATEAEGPFSRVVAVDVSADALEVARANLAEAAPGAPVDLRLGALYDAVSGERFDVVVSNPPYVGDEERDALDVEVRDWEPAAALFAGTGGLDVIRPLVARAPDHLNAGGLLAMEIGAAQADAVCDIIRATGAFAEPRVRKDLAGRDRIVLAEMA
- the prfA gene encoding peptide chain release factor 1 — translated: MDDRIREIRQRYDDLSAQLADPSIHADPKRLRDLSREHSQLAQVVDTAARLEKARDDLDGARALLAESEGDMEMAAMARAEIEQLTGDVERLDGEVKRLLIPRDPLDDRDAVVEIRAGTGGDEAALFAGDLFRMYQRYADRRGWKTELVSVSEGTAGGYKEAVFNVRGANAFGDLRWESGVHRVQRVPATEAQGRIHTSAATVAVLPEAEEVDVQINPAELKIDVYRSSGPGGQSVNTTDSAVRITHLPTGLVVTCQDEKSQHKNKDKAMAVLRSRLLDARIAEQEAERARDRRLQVGTGDRSAKIRTYNFPQSRVTDHRIGFTTHALPQVLDGDLEELLEALKLASETERAA
- the rpmE gene encoding 50S ribosomal protein L31; the protein is MKADIHPNYQAVTVHCACGNTWQTRSTIKDIHVEVCSACHPYFTGKQKLMDSAGRIERFRQRYASADAK
- a CDS encoding endonuclease domain-containing protein, with the translated sequence MQSQRRMRGVSAEIQRRAKELRANMTSEERLLWGVLRKHRQKGFYFRRQHPIERFIVDFCCTEKKLCIEVDGPIHDKQEERDDERTTYLAECGYRVLRFTNEDVRDRIHLVAREILAALEDADDCGRSDVG